One stretch of Argiope bruennichi chromosome 3, qqArgBrue1.1, whole genome shotgun sequence DNA includes these proteins:
- the LOC129962506 gene encoding twist-related protein-like yields MALSASFGVEDNVLHTPKFVETSFDFSSMFSTKYLHSSLDDGSDSLDIPQCVIGSTTTTTAASSTSHQKAPEVDPIESCSSMDESSVLENPENIPVRLPNYNLRQRSIKNRIETEIRRKVAKKTPKPKQRPAPLSKYRRRTANARERSRMQEINEAFETLRKVVPQFPSKAGADNAKLTKITTLRLAVNYIAALSQILKQADADAATPNDRVLDGMMTQHSVIDAIDSSDLLGAGLGSVEGLLDDSFDLILESDGDSLPLSDDINV; encoded by the coding sequence ATGGCGCTCAGCGCTTCTTTCGGAGTTGAAGACAATGTGTTGCATACACCGAAGTTTGTCGAGACAAGCTTCGATTTTAGTTCCATGTTCAGTACAAAGTACCTACATAGCAGCCTCGATGACGGATCAGACTCTCTGGACATTCCACAGTGTGTTATTGGTTCAACTACTACAACCACGGCTGCTTCTTCTACCTCACACCAAAAAGCTCCCGAAGTTGATCCAATCGAGTCATGTTCCTCCATGGATGAGTCTTCTGTGCTGGAGAATCCAGAAAACATCCCTGTCCGATTGCCCAACTATAATCTCAGGCAACGTtccatcaaaaatagaattgagaCAGAAATCAGGAGAAAAGTAGCCAAAAAAACACCGAAGCCCAAACAAAGACCAGCACCACTCAGCAAGTACAGGAGAAGGACAGCAAACGCTAGAGAACGTTCCAGAATGCAAGAAATCAACGAAGCATTTGAAACTCTACGTAAAGTGGTGCCACAGTTCCCATCCAAGGCCGGCGCCGACAACGCCAAACTTACCAAGATCACCACCTTGAGGTTGGCTGTGAACTACATCGCGGCATTGTCGCAAATCTTAAAACAAGCCGATGCAGACGCAGCCACACCTAATGACAGGGTGCTGGACGGAATGATGACCCAGCACTCTGTCATCGATGCCATAGACTCTTCCGATCTCCTAGGGGCAGGGCTGGGCTCTGTGGAAGGACTTCTTGACGACTCATTCGATCTCATTCTTGAATCCGATGGTGACAGCCTTCCCCTGAGTGACGACATAAACGTGTAA